A region from the Macaca mulatta isolate MMU2019108-1 chromosome 13, T2T-MMU8v2.0, whole genome shotgun sequence genome encodes:
- the LOC144333657 gene encoding uncharacterized protein LOC144333657, translated as MHKKAEGMGRELGLPPSQTLTAPVRDLRILSAHGHISILQISKGALNITEKNGSSQATDLWKTAGQQSHRMFQIFRSNCEVIVDGIHVYLSANVHKRLASSMK; from the exons ATGCATAAGAAAGCAGAGGGCATGGGCAGGGAGCTAGGGCTGCCTCCTTCCCAAACACTGACCGCTCCTGTGCGAGACTTGAGAATTCTGAGCGCTCATGGACATATTAGCATACTACAAATATCTAAAGGGGCTTTGAATATCACTGAGAAG AACGGTTCTTCTCAGGCCACTGATTTGTGGAAGACAGCAGGCCAGCAGTCCCATAGAATGTTCCAG ATATTCAGAAGTAACTGTGAAGTAATTGTGGATGGGATCCATGTCTATTTG TCTGCAAATGTCCACAAAAGACTTGCAAGCAGCATGAAGTAG